A window of the Fusobacterium sp. genome harbors these coding sequences:
- a CDS encoding GNAT family acetyltransferase — protein MEIRYAVPSDLNGLLNLLKDNHINSIPEEEKKNGFITTNITKEQLYSLMENEKGITVAVNDSNHVIGFALAGSWNFWQSWPLFTYMIEHLESFKLNDQILTVENSYQYGPVCIDKQYRNTGIFEKLFSFSLKSMADHYPYMITFINQVNPRSYAAHTKKAKMTESGTFDWNNNHYWLMAIQTK, from the coding sequence ATGGAAATTCGTTATGCAGTACCTAGTGACTTAAATGGACTGTTAAATTTACTGAAAGATAACCATATCAATTCAATTCCAGAAGAAGAAAAGAAAAATGGATTTATAACTACTAATATTACCAAAGAACAACTGTACAGTTTAATGGAAAATGAAAAAGGTATTACAGTAGCAGTAAATGACAGTAATCATGTTATAGGATTTGCTCTTGCAGGAAGTTGGAATTTCTGGCAGTCTTGGCCGTTATTTACATATATGATTGAGCATCTTGAATCATTTAAACTTAATGATCAGATACTGACAGTTGAAAATTCATATCAATATGGACCTGTATGTATAGATAAGCAATATCGTAATACAGGTATATTTGAAAAGCTCTTTAGTTTTTCTCTCAAAAGTATGGCTGACCACTATCCATATATGATTACATTTATCAATCAAGTCAACCCTCGTTCTTATGCTGCTCATACAAAGAAAGCTAAGATGACAGAGTCTGGTACTTTTGATTGGAACAATAACCATTACTGGCTCATGGCTATTCAGACAAAATAA